Proteins found in one Stigmatopora nigra isolate UIUO_SnigA chromosome 15, RoL_Snig_1.1, whole genome shotgun sequence genomic segment:
- the bglap gene encoding osteocalcin, whose product MCVCFFFGVFVILDSLTNHIERATSINPSWYICLQRDQHSRSHLQASTLPDLTLKKMKTLAILVFSSLALACLTSDSMDSNGDDRDDRSDRDDSYRRNYNADDEYRRQYNDDNYRRNNNGDDYRRNNGDDTYHYRQGVFVERAQAAAVVQPRRAVELSLTQMENLREVCETNLACEHMMDTDGVIAAYKAYYGPLPY is encoded by the exons atgtgtgtgtgttttttttttggtgtgtttgtgATACTTGATTCCCTAACCAATCATATTGAGAGAGCTACATCTATAAATCCGAGTTGGTATATATGTTTGCAGAGAGATCAACATAGCCGTTCCCATCTTCAAGCTTCTACATTGCCTGACTTGACACTCAAGAAGATGAAGACTTTGGCCATCCTGGTATTTTCCTCCCTGGCTCTTGCCTGTCTGACTTCAG actcaATGGATTCCAACGGGGATGACCGCGATGACCGTAGCGACCGTGATGACAGCTACCGTCGCAACTACAATGCCGATGACGAATACCGTCGCCAGTACAACGATGACAACTACCGCAGAAACAACAACGGTGACGACTACCGCCGCAACAATGGAGATGACACCTACCACTACCGCCAAG GAGTGTTTGTGGAGCGTGCACAGGCCGCCGCAGTGGTTCAACCTAGGAGAGCTGTTGAACTATCCCTGACCCAGATGGAGAA CCTGAGAGAGGTGTGCGAGACTAATTTGGCTTGTGAGCACATGATGGACACAGATGGAGTCATCGCTGCCTACAAAGCCTACTACGGACCTCTTCCTTATTAA
- the LOC144209091 gene encoding G-protein coupled receptor family C group 5 member D, with the protein MSPSLLTEDHRLAFSLVLLFHVPFASLSQSMRNITNETSNPTSWNSTDHKAIPGCRPGLDPLYRYLCDRKAMWGIVLETLASSGFLFSIFLLLGLLIWSLWICISLRQQRSSIGSIVACMTMFLLATGGIFAITFSFIVQLSPQTCPTRIFLFGVFFSLAFSCLLARCLALLGFAAARGWGEPAIALGLFVIQVIISTEWLILVIVRDKKPCQYSQEEFIMLQIYVLCLLATGLILSLHFLCRSCTTYNYRYAGALHQQSRQQAVLLFLTLLLSAGIWVAWIAMLTKVNSSLDRRPQWDDPTLAVALVANGWLLLMGHGLAQVAFLCRGEAKSKEIPLSFAGWTSPSADIPGLNSPKGGARNGSFENDSEQRKGQRVDPTLQSPYESGFSMTRIDPNTDYTIPRPQSTNYGEPYDEYYGQL; encoded by the exons ATGAGTCCATCCTTGTTAACCGAAGATCACAGGTTGGCATTCTCCCTTGTCCTTCTCTTCCACGTCCCCTTCGCCTCTTTATCTCAATCAATGAGAAACATCACCAATGAGACGTCAAACCCTACTTCCTGGAACTCCACCGACCACAAGGCAATTCCAGGCTGCCGCCCAGGTCTAGACCCTCTCTATCGATACCTGTGTGACCGCAAAGCCATGTGGGGCATCGTCTTGGAGACTCTGGCGTCGTCTGGTTTCCTCTTCAGTATATTCCTGCTCCTGGGCCTCCTTATCTGGTCTCTGTGGATCTGCATCTCATTACGACAACAACGCAGCAGCATAGGGAGCATAGTGGCCTGTATGACCATGTTTTTGTTGGCCACGGGTGGCATCTTTGCCATCACCTTCTCCTTCATCGTCCAACTAAGCCCTCAGACGTGCCCAACCAGGATCTTCCTCTTCGGCGTCTTCTTCTCCTTGGCCTTTTCTTGCCTGTTGGCTCGATGCTTAGCTTTGTTGGGCTTTGCCGCCGCTCGAGGTTGGGGCGAACCCGCCATTGCTTTGGGACTTTTTGTCATTCAGGTGATTATTTCCACCGAATGGCTCATACTGGTCATAGTGCGGGATAAGAAGCCCTGCCAGTACAGCCAAGAGGAGTTCATCATGTTGCAGATCTATGTCCTGTGCCTTCTGGCGACAGGCTTGATTCTCTCTTTGCATTTCCTCTGTCGCTCCTGCACCACGTACAACTACCGGTACGCGGGTGCGCTGCACCAGCAGAGCCGGCAACAGgccgttctcctcttcctcacgCTCCTGCTCTCCGCCGGCATTTGGGTGGCGTGGATCGCGATGCTCACCAAAGTGAACTCCAGTCTGGACCGCCGGCCACAATGGGACGACCCGACGCTCGCCGTGGCCTTGGTGGCCAACGGCTGGCTGTTGTTGATGGGACACGGCTTGGCGCAAGTTGCCTTCCTGTGCCGTGGCGAGGCCAAATCTAAAGAAATCCCTCTGAGCTTTGCGGGCTGGACCAGCCCCAGTGCTGATATCCCAGGATTGAACAGTCCCAAGGGGGGAGCCAGGAATGGAAGTTTTGAGAACGATTCAGAACAAAGGAAAG GCCAGCGAGTAGATCCAACGCTACAATCACCCTACGAGTCGGGATTCTCCATGACC AGAATTGACCCCAATACAGATTATACCATTCCTCGCCCACAGTCGACCAACTATGGGGAACCATATGATGAATATTATGGACAATTGTAG
- the pde6hb gene encoding retinal cone rhodopsin-sensitive cGMP 3',5'-cyclic phosphodiesterase subunit gamma, whose product MNASPPAGSALAPGGATGPTTPKKGPPKFKQRQTRTFKSKAPKPGQKGFGDDIPGMEGLGTDITVVCPWEAFGDMELSDLAKYGII is encoded by the exons ATGAACGCCAGCCCACCGGCAGGAAGCGCCTTGGCCCCTGGCGGAGCCACTGGCCCCACCACACCAAAGAAGGGCCCACCCAAATTCAAGCAGAGGCAGACTCGTACATTCAAGAGCAAGGCCCCCAAACCAGGCcagaaagg CTTTGGTGACGACATCCCCGGCATGGAGGGTCTTGGCACAGACATCACAGTCGTGTGCCCATGGGAAGCCTTTGGCGACATGGAGCTCAGCGACCTGGCCAAATACGGCATCATTTAA
- the ddx47 gene encoding putative ATP-dependent RNA helicase DDX47, whose protein sequence is MAEPNPETSELNTAENPEESGSEDDNTNDNSEENQQTTKTFRDLGVTDVLCEACDQLGWKSPSKIQVEAIPVALEGKDIIGLAETGSGKTGAFALPILQSLLASPQRLHTLVLTPTRELAFQISEQFEALGSSIGVKCAVVVGGIDMMSQSVILAKKPHIIIATPGRLLDHLENTRGFSLRALRFLVMDEADRILNMDFESEVDKILKVIPRERRTFLFSATMTKKVQKLERAALKDPVKCNVSTKYTTVDKLQQYYIFIPSKYKDCYLVSIVNELAGNSFIIFCGTCNGAQRVALLLRNLGITAIPLHGQMSQNKRLGALNKFKAKSRSVLLATDVASRGLDIPHVDCVINYDIPTHSKDYIHRVGRTARAGRAGKSITFVTQYDVELFQRIETLIGKKLPAFPTHEEEVMMLVERVSEAQRFAKLELKEQGEKRKKYDRARDDDDTEQSSGVRKKVKGGSGATRGFGNRGGGGRGGGGRGGGGRGGGGRRGGR, encoded by the exons ATGGCGGAACCAAATCCGGAGACTTCGGAGCTAAACACAGCAGAAAACCCCGAAGAATCAGGTAGTGAAGATGATAACACAAACGACAATAGTGAGGAAAATCAGCAGACTACAAAGACTTTCCGAGATCTG GGTGTCACCGACGTGTTGTGCGAGGCCTGTGATCAACTGGGATGGAAGAGTCCATCAAAGATTCAGGTTGAAGCTATACCAGTGGCCCTAGAAG GAAAGGACATCATTGGCTTGGCTGAGACCGGTTCAGGGAAGACAGGTGCATTTGCTTTGCCCATACTTCAGTCCCTTTTGGCCTCCCCCCAGAGACTCCACACCCTTGTCTTAACTCCTACTAGAGAGTTGGCCTTTCAAATCTCGGAGCAGTTTGAGGCCCTGGGTTCAAGCATCGGCGTCAAGTGTG ctgTCGTAGTTGGTGGAATTGACATGATGTCACAGTCTGTGATATTAGCCAAGAAACCACATATCATTATAG CCACACCCGGTCGATTATTAGACCACCTAGAGAACACGAGGGGCTTCAGTTTACGAGCACTCCGATTTCTTGTCATGGATGAAGCAGATCGAATCCTCAACATGGACTTTGAGTCTGAG GTGGATAAAATCTTAAAAGTGATTCCCAGGGAGAGACGCACCTTCCTTTTCTCTGCAACCATGACCAAAAAG GTCCAAAAACTCGAGCGAGCTGCCCTGAAGGACCCAGTCAAGTGTAATGTTTCTACCAAATACACTACAGTAGATAAACTGCAGCAGTACTACATCTTCATACCATCCAAGTACAAG gacTGTTATCTGGTGTCCATCGTGAACGAGCTGGCCGGAAACTCTTTTATCATTTTCTGCGGCACTTGCAACGGTGCACAGCGTGTGGCGCTCTTGTTGAGAAACCTTGGTATCACTGCCATCCCTCTTCACGGTCAAATGAGTCAG AACAAACGTCTCGGAGCCCTAAACAAGTTCAAGGCCAAGTCACGGTCAGTTCTCTTGGCAACCGATGTGGCATCCAGAGGACTCGACATTCCACATGTTGACTGTGTCATCAACTACGACATACCCACACATTCCAAG GACTACATCCACAGAGTCGGTCGGACAGCTAGAGCAGGGAGAGCGGGGAAGTCCATCACATTTGTCACCCA gtatGATGTGGAGCTTTTCCAGAGAATTGAAACCCTGATAGGAAAGAAACTTCCTGCTTTTCCTACCCATGAAGAGGAGGTGATGATGTTGGTGGAGAGGGTCAGCGAGGCCCAGCGATTTGCCAAACTG gaaCTGAAAGAACAAGGTGAGAAACGGAAAAAGTACGATCGAGCTAGAGACGATGATGACACGGAACAGTCGAGCGGCGTGAGGAAGAAGGTGAAAGGGGGCTCGGGAGCAACACGAGGATTTGGGAATAGGGGCGGAGGGGGCCGGGGCGGAGGGGGCCGGGGTGGGGGAGGCCGGGGCGGGGGAGGCCGGAGAGGTGGACGTTGA
- the mgp gene encoding matrix Gla protein — MKSLFQFLALCAVLSFCACLNRGRAAFSNSNSDSNESTESNEDVFVAPRRANTFIRPQRNNGYNLPRGNGYSSYLMSRRVKSPAERRAETCEDYSPCRFFAYHHGYQVAYRRYFGTSTPQRRSFGNRRY; from the exons ATGAAGAGCCTTTTTCAGTTTCTGGCACTCTGTGCTGTGCTTTCATTCTGCGCCTGCCTTAACAGGGGTAGAGCAGCATTCTCAAATTCAAATTCAG ACTCCAATGAAAGTACAGAATCCAATGAAG ATGTGTTTGTGGCGCCGAGGAGAGCAAATACATTCATCAGACCTCAGAGAAACAACGGATACAACCTTCCAAGAGGAAATGGCTACAGCAGTTATTTAATGAG TCGCAGAGTAAAGTCTCCAGCTGAGAGACGTGCAGAGACCTGCGAGGATTACTCACCCTGTCGCTTCTTCGCCTATCACCACGGCTACCAAGTGGCCTATAGGAGATACTTCGGGACCAGCACTCCACAGAGGAGATCATTTGGAAATCGTCGATATTAA
- the wbp11 gene encoding WW domain-binding protein 11 isoform X2 produces MGRRSTSSTKSGKFMNPTDQARKEARKRELKKNKKQRMMVRAAVLKMKDPRQIIRDMEKLDEMEFNPVQQPLLNEKVLRDKRKKLRETFERIVRLYERENPETYKDLRKLELDYESKRGQLALYFDSVKNAESVEVDTIPLPDMPHAPSNIHIQDIPLPGAQPPSILKKAPFFGPPPFLSMLPPVPRLPPGKKPPGPPPGPPPPQILAMYGGGVPRRPYGTDFEPSTHGLEKTSTDLARDQDSGSGSDRDDGDEDDSDSDDSDDERDEDRETRKGSDRHERRDDERGRSVRFADLSSDTSNDGSKKKKKSGKKSKAITPLQAMMLKMAGQSIPEEDEEEEVEEEYSDESDSSDAEDKAPPGESTQRVPPPSSTVGQPPPLQGPPMSGPPPMGPPPAPPLRPPGPPSGPPPGPPPGAPPFLRPLGIPGMRSPIPRLLPPGPPPGRPPGPPPGPPPGLPPGPPPRGPPPRLPPPAPPGIPPPPPRSGGPPRPMAPPLGLFPPPLSTNVLSAPPSLVQRQKGSSSNVMQHPPPPGTAAASAVSHLHAATIEKRANLTSSAGVGGLAAGGGAGATISAKPQIINPKAEVTRFVPTALRVRRDKSGVAHGPVIGPLEKGNAMARRADDSMMGIGHGHNKHHASAASHGMSHQAHIGAVAQHNMKTKDQVYEAFMREMEGLL; encoded by the exons ATGGGGAGACGTTCAACCTCATCCACCAAGAGTGGGAAATTTATGAATCCCACAGATCAGGCCA GGAAAGAAGCCAGAAAAAGGGAGTTGAAAAAG AATAAAAAGCAGAGAATGATGGTGAGAGCAGCTGTGCTCAAGATGAAAGACCCCAGACAGATAATCAGAGACATGGAGAAATTGGATGAAATGG aattcAATCCAGTCCAGCAGCCGTTGCTGAATGAAAAAGTGCTCAGGGACAAGCGGAAGAAGCTGCGAGAGACATTTGAACGCATCGTCCGTCTGTATGAGCGAGAGAATCCTGAAACCTACAAGGATCTACGCAAACTGGAATTGGATTATGAGAGCAAAAGGGGTCAGCTGGCTCTCTATTTCGATTCAGTCAag aATGCAGAGTCTGTGGAAGTAGACACTATTCCCTTACCAGATATGCCCCATGCTCCATCCAATATTCACATCCAGGACATTCCTCTACCAGGGGCTCAACCTCCTTCAATATTGAAGAAGGCTCCCTTTTTTGG ACCACCTCCATTTTTGTCCATGTTGCCACCGGTGCCACGTTTACCTCCCGGAAAGAAACCCCCCGGGCCTCCCCCTGGACCCCCACCACCGCAAATCCTGGCAATGTATGGTGGTGGTGTTCCACGACGGCCCTATGGCACAGATTTTG AGCCATCCACACATGGTTTAGAGAAGACATCAACAGACTTGGCAAGAGATCAGGACAGCGGCAGCGGGAGTGACAGGGACGATGGAGACGAAGACGACAGCGACTCAGACGACAGTGATGACGAGCGGGACGAAGATCGTGAAACAAGAAAGGGCTCTGACAGACACGAGAGAAGAGATGACGAAAGAG GTCGCAGTGTCCGATTTGCAGACTTGTCTTCGGATACATCCAATGACggatcaaaaaagaaaaagaagtcgGGAAAGAAGAGCAAAGCTATTACTCCTCTGCAGGCCATGATGTTAAAGATGGCAG GTCAGTCTATTCctgaagaggatgaagaagaggaagtTGAGGAAGAGTACAGTGATGAATCAGATAGTTCGGATGCTGAAGACAAGGCGCCACCAGGGGAATCTACCCAACGTGTCCCACCTCCAAGTAGCACAGTGGGCCAACCTCCACCTTTGCAGGGACCGCCAATGAGTGGACCTCCTCCTATGGGTCCTCCACCAGCTCCGCCATTAAGGCCTCCTGGTCCACCATCTGGTCCGCCTCCTGGCCCTCCACCAG GTGCCCCTCCATTCTTGAGGCCACTGGGTATTCCCGGCATGAGGTCTCCAATACCTCGTCTTCTACCGCCTGGACCTCCACCTGGTCGCCCACCTGGTCCGCCACCTGGCCCCCCACCTGGTCTCCCCCCAGGCCCTCCACCACGGGGACCACCACCAAGACTACCACCGCCAGCACCACCTG GTatcccacctcctcctccaagaTCTGGAGGGCCTCCTCGTCCCATGGCGCCACCTCTCGGCCTCTTTCCACCGCCGCTCAGCACCAACGTGCTTAGTGCTCCTCCCAGCCTCGTCCAGCGGCAAAAAGGATCCAGCTCCAACGTCATGCAACACCCACCTCCTCCCGGCACCGCCGCGGCCTCTGCCGTCAGTCACCTTCACGCCGCCACCATCGAAAAGAGGGCCAACCTCACTTCTTCGGCCGGTGTCGGCGGCCTGGCAGCAGGCGGCGGTGCGGGGGCTACCATCTCTGCCAAACCACAAATTATCAATCCCAAAGCAGAGGTCACGCGCTTTGTGCCCACTGCGCTGAGGGTGCGAAGGGACAAGAGCGGTGTGGCGCACGGGCCTGTGATTGGTCCGCTAGAGAAAGGCAATGCCATGGCGAGGAGAGCAGATGATAGTATGATGGGAATTGGTCATGGTCACAACAAACATCATGCCTCTGCTGCTTCACATGGCATGTCTCACCAAGCTCATATTGGTGCTGTGGCTCAACATAACATGAAGACCAAGGACCAGGTGTATGAAGCATTCATGAGAGAGATGGAGGGACTCCTTTGA
- the wbp11 gene encoding WW domain-binding protein 11 isoform X1 yields the protein MGRRSTSSTKSGKFMNPTDQARKEARKRELKKNKKQRMMVRAAVLKMKDPRQIIRDMEKLDEMEFNPVQQPLLNEKVLRDKRKKLRETFERIVRLYERENPETYKDLRKLELDYESKRGQLALYFDSVKNAESVEVDTIPLPDMPHAPSNIHIQDIPLPGAQPPSILKKAPFFGRPPPFLSMLPPVPRLPPGKKPPGPPPGPPPPQILAMYGGGVPRRPYGTDFEPSTHGLEKTSTDLARDQDSGSGSDRDDGDEDDSDSDDSDDERDEDRETRKGSDRHERRDDERGRSVRFADLSSDTSNDGSKKKKKSGKKSKAITPLQAMMLKMAGQSIPEEDEEEEVEEEYSDESDSSDAEDKAPPGESTQRVPPPSSTVGQPPPLQGPPMSGPPPMGPPPAPPLRPPGPPSGPPPGPPPGAPPFLRPLGIPGMRSPIPRLLPPGPPPGRPPGPPPGPPPGLPPGPPPRGPPPRLPPPAPPGIPPPPPRSGGPPRPMAPPLGLFPPPLSTNVLSAPPSLVQRQKGSSSNVMQHPPPPGTAAASAVSHLHAATIEKRANLTSSAGVGGLAAGGGAGATISAKPQIINPKAEVTRFVPTALRVRRDKSGVAHGPVIGPLEKGNAMARRADDSMMGIGHGHNKHHASAASHGMSHQAHIGAVAQHNMKTKDQVYEAFMREMEGLL from the exons ATGGGGAGACGTTCAACCTCATCCACCAAGAGTGGGAAATTTATGAATCCCACAGATCAGGCCA GGAAAGAAGCCAGAAAAAGGGAGTTGAAAAAG AATAAAAAGCAGAGAATGATGGTGAGAGCAGCTGTGCTCAAGATGAAAGACCCCAGACAGATAATCAGAGACATGGAGAAATTGGATGAAATGG aattcAATCCAGTCCAGCAGCCGTTGCTGAATGAAAAAGTGCTCAGGGACAAGCGGAAGAAGCTGCGAGAGACATTTGAACGCATCGTCCGTCTGTATGAGCGAGAGAATCCTGAAACCTACAAGGATCTACGCAAACTGGAATTGGATTATGAGAGCAAAAGGGGTCAGCTGGCTCTCTATTTCGATTCAGTCAag aATGCAGAGTCTGTGGAAGTAGACACTATTCCCTTACCAGATATGCCCCATGCTCCATCCAATATTCACATCCAGGACATTCCTCTACCAGGGGCTCAACCTCCTTCAATATTGAAGAAGGCTCCCTTTTTTGG TAGACCACCTCCATTTTTGTCCATGTTGCCACCGGTGCCACGTTTACCTCCCGGAAAGAAACCCCCCGGGCCTCCCCCTGGACCCCCACCACCGCAAATCCTGGCAATGTATGGTGGTGGTGTTCCACGACGGCCCTATGGCACAGATTTTG AGCCATCCACACATGGTTTAGAGAAGACATCAACAGACTTGGCAAGAGATCAGGACAGCGGCAGCGGGAGTGACAGGGACGATGGAGACGAAGACGACAGCGACTCAGACGACAGTGATGACGAGCGGGACGAAGATCGTGAAACAAGAAAGGGCTCTGACAGACACGAGAGAAGAGATGACGAAAGAG GTCGCAGTGTCCGATTTGCAGACTTGTCTTCGGATACATCCAATGACggatcaaaaaagaaaaagaagtcgGGAAAGAAGAGCAAAGCTATTACTCCTCTGCAGGCCATGATGTTAAAGATGGCAG GTCAGTCTATTCctgaagaggatgaagaagaggaagtTGAGGAAGAGTACAGTGATGAATCAGATAGTTCGGATGCTGAAGACAAGGCGCCACCAGGGGAATCTACCCAACGTGTCCCACCTCCAAGTAGCACAGTGGGCCAACCTCCACCTTTGCAGGGACCGCCAATGAGTGGACCTCCTCCTATGGGTCCTCCACCAGCTCCGCCATTAAGGCCTCCTGGTCCACCATCTGGTCCGCCTCCTGGCCCTCCACCAG GTGCCCCTCCATTCTTGAGGCCACTGGGTATTCCCGGCATGAGGTCTCCAATACCTCGTCTTCTACCGCCTGGACCTCCACCTGGTCGCCCACCTGGTCCGCCACCTGGCCCCCCACCTGGTCTCCCCCCAGGCCCTCCACCACGGGGACCACCACCAAGACTACCACCGCCAGCACCACCTG GTatcccacctcctcctccaagaTCTGGAGGGCCTCCTCGTCCCATGGCGCCACCTCTCGGCCTCTTTCCACCGCCGCTCAGCACCAACGTGCTTAGTGCTCCTCCCAGCCTCGTCCAGCGGCAAAAAGGATCCAGCTCCAACGTCATGCAACACCCACCTCCTCCCGGCACCGCCGCGGCCTCTGCCGTCAGTCACCTTCACGCCGCCACCATCGAAAAGAGGGCCAACCTCACTTCTTCGGCCGGTGTCGGCGGCCTGGCAGCAGGCGGCGGTGCGGGGGCTACCATCTCTGCCAAACCACAAATTATCAATCCCAAAGCAGAGGTCACGCGCTTTGTGCCCACTGCGCTGAGGGTGCGAAGGGACAAGAGCGGTGTGGCGCACGGGCCTGTGATTGGTCCGCTAGAGAAAGGCAATGCCATGGCGAGGAGAGCAGATGATAGTATGATGGGAATTGGTCATGGTCACAACAAACATCATGCCTCTGCTGCTTCACATGGCATGTCTCACCAAGCTCATATTGGTGCTGTGGCTCAACATAACATGAAGACCAAGGACCAGGTGTATGAAGCATTCATGAGAGAGATGGAGGGACTCCTTTGA